In Brachypodium distachyon strain Bd21 chromosome 5, Brachypodium_distachyon_v3.0, whole genome shotgun sequence, the genomic window TATTGTTACAGGCCCCAGAGCCCAGTAGATATAGAGCCCATTATTGTTACGGGCCTTGGTGCCTTTGCCATTTGTGTTAGGCCCATGATGCCAATATCCAAGTTGTttaagaaaggaaaggaataACGGGGAAGAGAAACAAGTACACAACCATCTGAAGTGCCTTTCCATTTACACGAGTGCTAACAAATATCACATCCTCTTTCATCCCCATCCCAAAAATCGTAAGGCGCAGAAGAATCCAGCATAGTTCCTGCTTTTTCCTCCACTAACAATAACAAAGTGGACAAAATCCATGACAGTGACAAAACCCTTATCTGAAACCAACAGCATTGGTGAGTGCAGGCAGTGGAGGCAGCATCCTGAAGCTTCACGGGGACGTGCAGACGTGTGGGTACAAGGACGTGCAGGTGATGTTCGAGATCCTGACGTCGTCGGAGCTGGACGAGCCTTCCAAGAGGCGCAAGCAGCCGGCCACGGCATGGAGGCCGCCGTCGGCGTGGCCCAgccggtcgtcgtcgtcgatcgCGGCCGCGCAATAGAGACCGTGTTGACCCCAACATGGAATTTGGAAGAAGACCGGTTAATAACACAAGATGATAAGAAGACCAACTTAGTAAGTACTTGATGATTATTGTAGCTATTAGCCTGGCACTTAATGCCTAATGACAGGTATCATCGGTcatccgtccgtccgtccccCTGCCCGTCATCGTCTGTCCGGGGAAACAGCGAGAAATGTCAGCAGCGTCAAGTTGCAGAGTGTGCAATCTTGAGCCTCTGAAAGTCTGAATATCTCTGTACATGTTGCGTCTCTGTTGCGGCTGGATTTTCGCAAACCTGGGAAAATGACGGAGCAAGAGGGGTTTATCTTTCGAGTGCATTTCACATTTCATGCACTGTTTTCCTGTGATTCATGTCTCCTTTAATTATCTGACTTTGAACAAATAATATTATCTAATCGACGGATTGCTGTTATGTGCCTTACATACTTTCTTCTTGATGTTATGTGCTATTTTGTGGTGtggcaaaataaaaaggagaCGGATTAGCAACAGAATCATGTTCAAGGGCTATGCCTTTCGTGGGGTTTGGTTTAATGGACCATGACAGGTGCAACTTGCAGCATGCTCGAAGTTGACACTTAACAGAAACCGGGCAGAGCCAAGGAAGCGACATACAATGGGCCGTTAATTTCCTTGCCAAGAGGCGACCGTGGCCTTAT contains:
- the LOC100821777 gene encoding uncharacterized protein LOC100821777 isoform X1 codes for the protein MAWWRKKVVFPARRVLAAVSSRVVRTRKTALVSAGSGGSILKLHGDVQTCGYKDVQVMFEILTSSELDEPSKRRKQPATAWRPPSAWPSRSSSSIAAAQ
- the LOC100821777 gene encoding uncharacterized protein LOC100821777 isoform X2, giving the protein MAWWRKKVVFPARRVLAAVSSRVVRTRKTGSGGSILKLHGDVQTCGYKDVQVMFEILTSSELDEPSKRRKQPATAWRPPSAWPSRSSSSIAAAQ